One part of the Budorcas taxicolor isolate Tak-1 chromosome 22, Takin1.1, whole genome shotgun sequence genome encodes these proteins:
- the TXNDC2 gene encoding thioredoxin domain-containing protein 2 encodes MPSHVTLQVPAHPLEAFVHEVSNVQRTHVGASEALQAVHTLPPEQSGDTPSSSAQVVLPKQGDFLNSSAKAIPSEQADTPSFPQKTILSKEREILDSPQKNILPKQGATLNSSTQTISPKQSDIPNFPEKNIPPKEGDILNPPSKTTLHKQANNRNSSEKTTSPKQGDTPKPSAKIILPEEADAPISPIQTILPNQNASKFSEKAISTKEGDIFNSPAKFILSWPANSPNFPAKINPSRQADSPKFPAKIISLKQADSPNSPNQIPPPKQTDSPSFPGKIIPSQQADSPKFPLKTTLHKQVDIPTSSEKSISPKQGNAPNFPAKFSLPKKSKTHKFTTKAILSKQGDTPKSSAKTILPKEGETPKSSAETVLPKAGEIPKSSAETILPKEGQAPKSSTKTVLLKEGETPKSSAETILPKEGETPKSSAETILPKEGETPKSSAETILPKEGEIPKSSAETILPKEGETPKSSAETILPKEGETPKSSTKAILLKEGETTRSLEDTVWPPEGNSLQSEEDTELLDDNLVKVILSKDDFKVALKEAGEQLVAVDFSATWCQPCKTIKSFFQALSLKHEDVVFLEVDADKCEELVRECKVDCVPTFQFYRKEEKVGQFSGALHEKLETLITELK; translated from the coding sequence ATGCCCAGCCATGTGACTCTCCAGGTCCCAGCACACCCCCTGGAGGCCTTTGTCCATGAGGTCAGCAATGTTCAACGTACACATGTGGGGGCATCCGAAGCCCTGCAGGCCGTGCACACACTCCCACCTGAGCAGAGCGGTGACACCCCCAGCTCTTCAGCCCAAGTTGTCCTGCCTAAGCAGGGGGACTTTCTCAATTCCTCAGCAAAAGCCATCCCGTCCGAGCAGGCTGACACTCCCAGTTTCCCACAAAAAACCATCCTATCAAAAGAGAGGGAAATTCTCGATTCCCCCCAGAAGAACATCTTGCCCAAGCAGGGTGCCACCCTCAATTCCTCAACCCAAACCATTTCACCAAAGCAGAGTGACATTCCCAAtttcccagaaaaaaacatcCCACCAAAAGAGGGTGACATTCTTAATCCCCCCAGTAAAACCACCCTGCACAAGCAGGCCAACAACCGCAATTCTTCAGAAAAAACCACCTCACCCAAGCAGGGCGACACCCCCAAGCCCTCAGCCAAAATCATTTTGCCCGAGGAGGCTGATGCCCCCATCTCCCCAATCCAAACCATTCTGCCCAATCAGAATGCCTCCAAATTCTCAGAAAAAGCCATCTCAACAAAAGAGGGTGACATTTTCAACTCCCCAGCCAAATTCATTCTATCATGGCCGGCTAACTCCCCCAATTTCCCAGCCAAGATCAATCCATCACGGCAGGCTGACTCCCCCAAGTTCCCAGCCAAGATCATCTCACTCAAACAGGCTGACTCCCCTAACTCCCCAAACCAAATCCCCCCACCCAAGCAGACCGACTCCCCCAGTTTCCCAGGCAAAATCATTCCATCACAGCAGGCTGACTCCCCCAAGTTCCCACTCAAAACTACCCTGCACAAGCAGGTGGACATCCCCACTTCTTCAGAAAAAAGCATCTCACCCAAGCAGGGCAATGCCCCCAATTTTCCAGCAAAATTCAGTTTGCCCAAGAAGAGCAAAACCCACAAGTTCACAACCAAAGCCATTCTGTCCAAGCAGGGTGACACCCCAAAGTCCTCAGCCAAAACCATCCTGCCCAAGGAGGGTGAGACTCCCAAGTCCTCAGCGGAAACTGTTCTGCCCAAGGCGGGTGAGATCCCCAAGTCCTCAGCCGAAACCATTCTGCCCAAGGAAGGTCAGGCTCCCAAGTCCTCAACCAAAACTGTTCTACTCAAGGAAGGTGAGACCCCCAAGTCCTCAGCCGAAACCATTCTGCCCAAGGAGGGTGAGACCCCCAAGTCCTCAGCCGAAACCATTCTGCCCAAGGAGGGTGAGACCCCCAAGTCCTCAGCCGAAACCATTCTGCCCAAGGAGGGTGAGATCCCCAAGTCCTCAGCCGAAACCATTCTGCCCAAGGAGGGTGAGACCCCCAAGTCCTCAGCCGAAACCATTCTGCCCAAGGAGGGTGAGACCCCCAAGTCCTCAACTAAAGCCATTCTACTCAAGGAGGGTGAGACCACCAGGTCCTTAGAGGACACAGTCTGGCCCCCAGAAGGTAATAGCCTGCAGTCAGAGGAAGACACAGAGCTCCTGGATGACAACCTGGTGAAGGTGATCCTGAGCAAAGACGACTTCAAGGTGGCGCTAAAGGAGGCTGGGGAGCAGCTGGTGGCCGTGGACTTCTCGGCCACGTGGTGCCAGCCCTGCAAGACCATCAAGTCCTTCTTCCAGGCCCTGTCCCTGAAGCACGAGGATGTGGTGTTCCTGGAAGTGGATGCCGACAAGTGTGAGGAACTGGTGAGAGAGTGCAAGGTCGATTGCGTTCCAACCTTTCAGttttatagaaaagaagaaaaggtggGCCAGTTTTCTGGTGCCCTGCACGAAAAACTTGAGACACTCATTACAGAATTAAAGTGA